The Chrysemys picta bellii isolate R12L10 chromosome 12, ASM1138683v2, whole genome shotgun sequence genome has a segment encoding these proteins:
- the LOC135974597 gene encoding olfactory receptor 14A16-like produces MSNRTTVTEFLLLGFSDVRELQIWHFVGFLVMYLAALVGNLLIFMAIAFDHHLHTPMYFFLMNLSILDVGSISVTVPKSMANSLMNTRFISYAGCVAQVFFLVFFVTPDFSLLIVMAYDRYVAICQPLHYDTMMNSRACVQMAAGAWISGILNSVLHTGNTFALTFCGGNMVDQFFCEIPHLLKLACSDSYLSEVGVLAFSVCSVLVCFVFMIVSYVQLFKSVLRIPSEQGRHKAFSTCLPHLTVVSLFVCTVAFAYLKPTSSSPSALDLVAAVLYSVLPPIVNPIIYSMRNKEIKAALRRLTGCR; encoded by the coding sequence atgtccaaccgaaccaccgtgaccgagttccttctcctgggattctctgatgttcgggagctgcagatttggcACTTTGTGGGGTTTCTAGTGATGTACttggcagccctggtggggaatcttcttATCTTCATGGCCATCGCCTTcgaccaccaccttcacacccccatgtacttcttcctgatgaatctgtccatcctagacgttggctccatctctgtcaccgtccccaaatccatggccaactccctcatgaacaccaggttcatttcctatgctggatgtgttgcccaagtctttttcctagTCTTCTTTGTGACACCGGATTTTTCCCTTCTCATTGTCATGGCGTATGACCGATATGTTGCCatatgccaaccactgcactatgacacaatgatgaacagcagagcttgtgtccaaatggcagctggtgcctggatcagtgGGATTCTCAACTCTGTACTACACACTGGGAACACGTTTGCATtgaccttctgtggaggcaacatggtggatcagttcttctgtgaaatcccccatctactcaagctcgcctgctctgactcCTATCTTAGTGAAGTTGGGGTACTTGCATTTAGTGTGTGTTCAGTCTTAGTctgctttgtttttatgattgtgtcatatgttcagctcttcaaatcagtgctcagaatcccctctgagcagggacgacataaagccttctccacctgccttcctcacctcactgtggtctccttgtttgtttgcactgtggcctttgcctacctgaaacccacctccagctccccatctgctctGGATCTTGTGGCGGCTGTTCTTTATTCCGTATTGCCACCAATCGTGAATCCAattatctacagcatgaggaacaaagagatcaaagctgccctgagaagactgactgggtgtaggtaa